In Synechococcus sp. UW69, the following are encoded in one genomic region:
- the mutT gene encoding 8-oxo-dGTP diphosphatase MutT — protein MSALIEADAADLSTALLIWWESHGRSGIPWKLLPGGCRPAPEQHLDPYGIWIAEVMLQQTQLAVALPYWTRWMAAFPTVEALAAASLDEVRLQWQGLGYYSRARRLHEAAQLLVGGPWPRTLEGWMALPGIGRTTAGSILSSAFNAPLPILDGNVKRVMARLTAHPQPPARDDPLFWYWSEALLDSVRPRDVNQALMDLGATVCTPRSPSCNRCPWQVHCAAYAAGDPRRWPVTDVPKPLPFQVIGVGVVVNAAGEVLIDQRLEEGLLGGMWEFPGGKQEVGETIETCIARELKEELGIAVTVGDELITVDHAYSHKKLRFVVHLCTWVSGKPQPLASQQVRWVLPDDLEKYAFPAANAKIIESLLSKLTEAE, from the coding sequence ATGAGCGCGCTGATTGAGGCCGATGCTGCGGACCTGTCGACAGCCTTGCTGATTTGGTGGGAGAGTCATGGTCGCAGCGGGATCCCTTGGAAGCTCTTGCCCGGTGGTTGCCGCCCTGCGCCGGAGCAGCACCTCGATCCCTATGGCATCTGGATCGCCGAGGTGATGCTGCAGCAGACCCAGTTGGCGGTGGCGCTCCCCTACTGGACGCGATGGATGGCGGCGTTCCCCACAGTGGAAGCCCTGGCCGCGGCGTCGCTGGATGAGGTGCGGCTGCAGTGGCAAGGCCTCGGCTACTACTCGCGGGCCCGCCGGCTGCATGAGGCGGCGCAGTTGCTGGTGGGCGGGCCTTGGCCCCGCACCTTGGAGGGCTGGATGGCGTTGCCGGGCATCGGTCGCACCACTGCCGGCAGCATCCTCTCCAGTGCCTTTAATGCTCCGCTGCCGATCTTGGATGGCAACGTCAAACGGGTGATGGCGCGGTTGACGGCCCATCCGCAGCCGCCGGCCCGCGACGATCCCCTGTTCTGGTACTGGAGCGAGGCCTTGCTCGATTCGGTGCGGCCACGGGATGTCAACCAGGCGTTGATGGATCTGGGGGCCACGGTTTGCACGCCGCGCTCTCCATCTTGTAATCGATGCCCCTGGCAGGTGCACTGTGCTGCCTACGCTGCCGGCGATCCTCGTCGCTGGCCCGTGACCGACGTCCCCAAGCCCCTGCCCTTCCAGGTGATCGGTGTGGGTGTCGTGGTTAACGCGGCGGGGGAGGTGTTGATCGACCAGCGGCTGGAGGAAGGTCTGCTGGGGGGCATGTGGGAGTTTCCCGGCGGAAAGCAAGAGGTTGGTGAAACAATCGAAACCTGCATCGCACGCGAGCTGAAGGAGGAACTCGGCATCGCTGTGACGGTCGGTGATGAACTGATCACCGTTGATCACGCCTACAGCCACAAGAAGCTTCGCTTCGTGGTGCATCTCTGCACCTGGGTGTCAGGGAAGCCGCAGCCCCTCGCCAGTCAGCAGGTGCGTTGGGTGTTACCGGATGACCTGGAGAAATACGCCTTCCCTGCCGCCAACGCGAAGATCATTGAATCTCTTTTAAGCAAATTGACTGAGGCGGAATGA
- a CDS encoding rod shape-determining protein: MFFRRFQLSRDIGIDLGTANTLIYVSGRGIVLQEPSVVALDLERGATLAVGDEAKLMLGRTPGNIRAVRPLRDGVIADFDAAEQMLKTFITKGNEGRGILAPRLVVGIPSGVTGVERRAVREAGMAGAREVHLIDEPVAAAIGAGLPVTEPVGTMIVDIGGGTTEVAVLSLGGTVLSESVRVAGDEISDAIGVYLKKVHNMVVGERTAEDIKIRIGSAFPDDEFDQQSMDVRGLHLLSGLPRTINLKAGDLREAIAEPLNVIVEAVKRTLERTPPELAADIVDRGIMLAGGGALVRGISDLISHETGIFVHIAEDPLLCVVNGCGQVLEDWKRLQRVVDTPEFVRSAAGA, translated from the coding sequence GTGTTCTTTCGTCGTTTCCAGCTGTCGCGTGACATCGGCATCGACCTCGGCACTGCCAACACTCTTATCTATGTCTCTGGTCGCGGCATTGTGCTGCAGGAGCCTTCCGTGGTGGCTCTAGACCTGGAGCGTGGCGCCACCCTGGCGGTGGGCGATGAAGCCAAATTGATGCTTGGCCGTACCCCCGGAAACATCCGGGCAGTCCGTCCGCTGCGCGACGGGGTGATTGCGGATTTCGATGCCGCTGAGCAGATGCTCAAAACCTTCATCACCAAAGGCAACGAGGGGCGCGGCATCTTGGCCCCCCGTCTGGTGGTGGGCATTCCCAGTGGAGTGACAGGCGTTGAGCGTCGTGCCGTGCGGGAAGCCGGTATGGCTGGTGCCCGCGAGGTGCACTTGATTGACGAGCCAGTGGCGGCGGCGATTGGCGCGGGCCTTCCGGTCACCGAGCCTGTCGGCACGATGATCGTCGACATCGGGGGCGGCACCACCGAGGTGGCGGTGTTGAGCCTTGGCGGAACAGTGTTGAGTGAATCCGTGCGCGTCGCGGGCGATGAGATCAGCGACGCGATCGGCGTCTATCTCAAAAAGGTGCACAACATGGTGGTGGGTGAACGCACGGCCGAGGACATCAAGATCCGCATCGGCTCTGCTTTCCCCGACGATGAATTCGATCAGCAGTCCATGGATGTGAGGGGCCTGCACTTGCTCTCTGGGCTGCCCCGCACGATCAATCTCAAGGCTGGTGATCTGCGTGAAGCGATTGCAGAACCTCTCAACGTGATCGTTGAAGCGGTGAAGCGCACGCTGGAGCGCACCCCTCCCGAGCTCGCGGCCGACATCGTCGACCGCGGCATCATGCTTGCCGGAGGCGGCGCGTTAGTGCGGGGCATCAGCGATCTGATCAGCCACGAGACCGGCATCTTTGTCCACATCGCCGAAGACCCGCTGCTCTGTGTGGTGAACGGTTGCGGCCAGGTGCTGGAGGACTGGAAGCGCCTTCAGCGGGTGGTCGATACCCCGGAATTCGTCCGCTCCGCCGCAGGCGCCTGA
- a CDS encoding single-stranded DNA-binding protein, which produces MGVNSVTLVGRAGRDPEVRYFESGSMVANLTMAVNRRSRDDEPDWFNLEIWGKQAQVAADYVKKGSLLGIIGSFKLDRWTDRASGEERSKPVVRVDRLELLGSKRDNQEASGSFAGQASDEDIPF; this is translated from the coding sequence ATGGGCGTCAATTCCGTCACTCTCGTCGGCCGTGCCGGCCGCGATCCCGAAGTGCGCTACTTCGAATCCGGAAGCATGGTGGCCAACCTCACCATGGCGGTGAACCGTCGCAGCCGCGACGACGAACCCGACTGGTTCAACCTTGAGATCTGGGGCAAGCAGGCCCAGGTCGCCGCGGATTACGTGAAGAAGGGATCCCTACTCGGCATCATCGGCAGCTTCAAACTGGATCGCTGGACCGACCGTGCCAGCGGGGAAGAGCGCAGCAAGCCCGTGGTCCGTGTGGATCGGCTGGAACTGCTGGGCTCCAAACGCGACAACCAGGAAGCAAGCGGCAGCTTTGCTGGCCAGGCCTCCGATGAGGACATTCCCTTCTGA
- a CDS encoding DedA family protein: MGLSDLITQLPELIGQAVEANQWLGYIAIFTAMFLENLFPPIPSELIMPLGGFYVQQGQLDLVPVVLAGLLGTVLGALPWYGIGRLINEERIEAWLQRHGRWIGISADELARSRRWFSRYGTALVFWGRLVPGIRTLISVPAGIEMMPMAPFLLWTTAGSLIWTALLTVAGMVLGEGYSNVELWIDPVSKAVKVLLVVAVLAGSIWLGLRIWRRRQSPD, encoded by the coding sequence ATGGGGCTTTCTGATCTGATCACACAACTGCCGGAGTTGATCGGCCAGGCGGTGGAGGCGAACCAGTGGCTGGGTTACATCGCGATTTTCACGGCGATGTTTCTCGAGAATCTTTTCCCGCCGATTCCGTCCGAACTGATCATGCCCCTCGGGGGCTTTTATGTGCAGCAGGGTCAGCTGGATCTGGTGCCGGTGGTGCTGGCTGGTTTGTTGGGCACGGTTCTCGGTGCCCTGCCCTGGTATGGGATCGGACGCTTGATCAACGAGGAACGCATCGAAGCTTGGTTGCAGCGCCACGGACGTTGGATTGGTATTAGTGCTGATGAGCTGGCCCGCAGCCGCCGCTGGTTCAGCCGTTACGGCACAGCCCTGGTGTTCTGGGGACGTCTTGTGCCGGGGATTCGCACACTGATCTCGGTGCCAGCGGGCATTGAAATGATGCCGATGGCGCCGTTCCTGCTCTGGACCACGGCCGGCAGCTTGATCTGGACGGCTCTGCTCACCGTGGCCGGAATGGTGTTGGGAGAGGGCTACAGCAACGTCGAGCTGTGGATTGACCCGGTCTCAAAGGCGGTGAAGGTGCTGCTGGTGGTGGCTGTTTTGGCGGGCTCGATCTGGTTGGGACTGCGCATCTGGCGCCGGCGTCAGTCGCCTGACTGA
- the ahcY gene encoding adenosylhomocysteinase, whose amino-acid sequence MVAAPTSPAELKLGVDCVIADINQANFGRKELDIAETEMPGLMALRKKYGSEKPLKGARIAGSLHMTIQTAVLIETLVELGAEVRWASCNIFSTQDHAAAAIAASGIPVFAVKGETLEEYWDYTHRILEWGDGGSPNMILDDGGDATGLVMLGSKAEQDITVLDNPGNEEETFLFASIKKKLAQDSSFYSRTKAQIQGVTEETTTGVARLYKMQKSGELPFPAINVNDSVTKSKFDNLYGCRESLVDSIKRATDVMVAGKQALVVGYGDVGKGSAQSLRGLGATVCIAEVDPICALQAAMEGYRVVRLEDVVEEMDIFVTATGNYQVIRNEHLVKMKDEAIVCNIGHFDNEIDVASLKAYEWENIKPQVDHITLPSGNKIILLAEGRLVNLGCATGHPSFVMSNSFTNQVLAQIELFTKGNEYGKEVYVLPKHLDEMVARLHLGRIGAKLTELSKDQADYINVPVEGPYKPDHYRY is encoded by the coding sequence ATGGTGGCAGCGCCCACGTCCCCGGCTGAGCTGAAGCTCGGCGTCGATTGCGTCATCGCCGACATCAATCAGGCCAATTTTGGCCGCAAAGAACTCGACATCGCCGAGACCGAGATGCCTGGTCTGATGGCGTTGCGGAAGAAGTACGGCAGCGAGAAGCCTCTCAAGGGTGCCCGCATCGCCGGCTCCCTGCACATGACGATTCAGACCGCCGTTCTGATCGAAACCCTGGTGGAGCTCGGGGCTGAGGTTCGCTGGGCCTCCTGCAATATTTTCTCCACTCAGGATCACGCTGCTGCGGCCATTGCTGCTAGCGGAATTCCTGTCTTCGCCGTTAAGGGCGAGACCCTTGAGGAGTACTGGGACTACACCCACCGCATCCTCGAGTGGGGTGACGGCGGTTCTCCCAACATGATCTTGGACGACGGCGGCGATGCCACCGGTCTGGTGATGTTGGGCAGCAAGGCAGAGCAGGACATCACTGTTCTGGACAATCCCGGCAACGAAGAGGAGACCTTCCTGTTCGCCTCCATCAAAAAGAAGCTGGCGCAGGATTCCAGCTTCTATTCCCGCACCAAGGCCCAAATCCAGGGTGTGACCGAGGAGACCACCACAGGCGTGGCGCGTCTCTACAAGATGCAGAAAAGCGGTGAACTTCCTTTCCCCGCAATCAACGTCAACGACTCGGTCACCAAGAGCAAGTTCGACAACCTCTACGGCTGCCGCGAGTCACTGGTGGACAGCATCAAGCGTGCCACCGACGTGATGGTGGCGGGCAAGCAGGCCCTGGTGGTTGGCTACGGAGATGTGGGCAAGGGTTCGGCCCAGTCCTTGCGTGGCCTTGGTGCCACCGTCTGCATTGCGGAAGTGGATCCGATCTGTGCCCTGCAGGCCGCCATGGAGGGCTACCGCGTTGTCCGTCTGGAAGACGTTGTCGAGGAGATGGATATCTTCGTCACCGCCACCGGCAACTACCAAGTGATCCGCAACGAGCACCTGGTGAAGATGAAGGACGAGGCCATCGTCTGCAACATCGGCCACTTCGACAATGAGATCGATGTCGCTTCCCTCAAAGCGTATGAGTGGGAGAACATCAAGCCGCAGGTCGACCACATCACCTTGCCCAGCGGTAACAAGATCATCCTCTTGGCAGAAGGACGCTTGGTGAACCTGGGTTGCGCCACTGGTCACCCCAGCTTCGTGATGAGCAACTCGTTCACCAACCAGGTGCTGGCTCAGATCGAACTGTTCACCAAGGGCAACGAGTACGGCAAAGAGGTGTATGTGCTGCCCAAGCACCTCGATGAGATGGTGGCCCGTCTTCACCTCGGCCGCATCGGCGCCAAGCTCACCGAGCTCAGCAAGGATCAGGCCGACTACATCAACGTGCCGGTGGAAGGTCCTTACAAGCCCGACCACTACCGCTACTGA
- a CDS encoding carbohydrate kinase, giving the protein MNSQPGTVLCFGEALIDRLGPLGGDPAVDRPVDDRLGGAPANVACGLARLGTPVAFAGRLGQDAIGEAFISLFAERGVETALLQQDAERPTRIVLVRRSRDGERQFQGFAGDQGLGFADEAIKPAALPKARWLLIGTLSLAASTSAAALLSAVRQARSQGTEIALDVNWRPTFWDPNADPGAGPSAAAKAEIQSLLDQAALIKLAREEALWFFNTDDPGAIQQALPQRPDVVVTDGAAPVRWQLGDDSGRQSAFQPPTVVDTTGAGDAFTAGLLHRWDAAPHERIRFAAACGALVCGGAGGIDPQPTQAQVETFLGGMS; this is encoded by the coding sequence GTGAATTCTCAACCCGGAACCGTGCTCTGTTTTGGCGAAGCCTTGATCGATCGGCTGGGTCCGCTCGGCGGTGATCCGGCGGTCGATCGACCGGTGGACGATCGGCTGGGCGGTGCTCCAGCAAATGTGGCCTGTGGCTTGGCACGTTTGGGCACACCCGTGGCTTTTGCCGGTCGCCTTGGACAGGACGCCATCGGTGAGGCGTTTATCAGCTTGTTTGCAGAGCGGGGTGTAGAAACCGCGCTGTTGCAGCAAGATGCAGAGCGCCCAACTCGCATTGTGCTGGTGCGCCGTTCTCGGGATGGTGAACGGCAGTTTCAAGGCTTTGCCGGGGACCAAGGGCTAGGGTTCGCCGATGAGGCTATAAAACCCGCGGCTTTGCCCAAGGCCAGATGGTTGTTGATCGGCACGCTGTCATTGGCGGCATCAACGTCGGCCGCGGCTTTGTTGTCGGCCGTTCGTCAGGCCAGGAGCCAGGGCACGGAGATTGCTCTAGATGTGAACTGGCGTCCCACGTTTTGGGATCCCAATGCCGATCCCGGGGCGGGGCCGTCCGCAGCGGCGAAGGCGGAGATTCAATCCCTCCTGGATCAAGCGGCTCTGATCAAGCTGGCGCGGGAGGAAGCTCTTTGGTTTTTCAACACTGATGATCCCGGCGCGATTCAGCAGGCCCTGCCCCAGCGGCCGGATGTGGTGGTCACTGATGGCGCGGCCCCGGTTCGTTGGCAATTGGGGGACGACTCAGGCCGGCAGTCCGCCTTTCAGCCCCCCACCGTCGTGGACACCACCGGTGCAGGCGATGCTTTTACAGCCGGTCTGTTGCACCGGTGGGATGCAGCGCCCCATGAGCGCATCCGTTTTGCGGCCGCCTGTGGTGCGTTGGTCTGTGGTGGTGCCGGTGGGATAGATCCGCAGCCCACGCAGGCTCAGGTAGAGACGTTTCTTGGTGGGATGAGCTGA
- a CDS encoding efflux RND transporter periplasmic adaptor subunit, which yields MRSPTKAALLVASGVVLSLSGCGTKPTKQFLSIQTTRIGTATFSPGIEAISPLESTSNVEVKPQIDGTVVQILATAGQPVKAGQVILVLDNVQQSAALDAARSEARKDNLNAERYEYLYKQGAVSVKERDRYANEAVKAEDEARSDAAELGYKFVRAPIDGVIGDLDSVKLGDYVKTGETITGIVDNSTLWTLMEIPASEASAVQVGQTVKLVSQTTPAVSGEGKVTFVSPYYGISGSNNAPNTLMVKAEFPNLTGQLKTGQFVASEIITGNQSSLAVPVQAVMMQAQQPFVYKVVPLNKALPKIKASANASEQVVKKLERLPADTPIVLQTKVQLGDLQDNAYPVKAGLNAGDQVAISNTSRLRSGMPVQVKSGAN from the coding sequence ATGCGATCACCCACGAAGGCAGCGCTGCTCGTCGCCAGCGGTGTGGTGCTGAGCCTCAGCGGATGCGGGACAAAGCCAACCAAGCAGTTCCTCTCAATCCAAACCACCCGGATCGGCACGGCGACCTTCTCTCCCGGGATCGAAGCGATCAGCCCGCTGGAATCCACCAGCAATGTGGAGGTAAAGCCTCAAATTGATGGCACCGTGGTGCAGATCCTTGCCACCGCTGGCCAACCCGTCAAAGCGGGCCAGGTGATCCTGGTGCTCGACAACGTTCAGCAGAGTGCCGCGCTGGATGCGGCCCGCAGCGAAGCCCGCAAGGACAACCTCAATGCTGAACGCTACGAGTATCTCTACAAGCAAGGTGCCGTTTCAGTGAAGGAGCGGGATCGCTATGCCAACGAAGCGGTGAAGGCTGAGGACGAAGCCCGCTCGGATGCTGCGGAACTGGGCTACAAGTTCGTCCGCGCGCCAATCGACGGTGTGATCGGCGATCTGGATTCGGTGAAGCTCGGCGATTACGTCAAAACCGGGGAGACGATTACCGGCATCGTCGACAACTCCACCCTGTGGACGCTGATGGAGATTCCCGCCTCCGAGGCTTCAGCAGTGCAGGTGGGCCAAACGGTAAAGCTGGTCTCCCAGACCACACCAGCGGTGAGCGGTGAAGGCAAGGTCACCTTTGTATCGCCTTACTACGGCATCAGCGGCAGCAACAACGCCCCGAACACCCTGATGGTGAAAGCGGAGTTCCCCAACCTCACCGGACAGCTCAAAACCGGCCAGTTCGTGGCCTCCGAAATCATCACTGGAAACCAATCCAGCCTGGCGGTGCCGGTGCAGGCCGTGATGATGCAGGCCCAGCAACCCTTCGTCTACAAGGTTGTTCCCCTGAACAAGGCACTGCCCAAGATCAAAGCTTCAGCCAATGCCTCGGAGCAAGTGGTGAAAAAGCTGGAACGGCTGCCGGCCGACACTCCGATCGTGTTGCAGACCAAGGTGCAGCTCGGCGATTTGCAGGACAACGCCTACCCCGTGAAGGCCGGCCTGAACGCTGGTGATCAGGTGGCCATCAGCAACACCAGCCGCCTGCGCAGTGGCATGCCGGTGCAGGTGAAGAGCGGAGCCAACTGA
- the tsaE gene encoding tRNA (adenosine(37)-N6)-threonylcarbamoyltransferase complex ATPase subunit type 1 TsaE produces the protein MLPKTNVELNLCRDAEASGSLGPDSTGHVWPLETLEITRALGRMLAKQLPNGAILLLSGPLGAGKTSFVQGLAEGLGITEPITSPTFALAQHYPQGTPQLVHLDLYRLEQPASADELFLQEEEEARAAGALMAVEWPERLGLDLPEAWWLNLSHQNEGRLAQLIPPRNVST, from the coding sequence ATGCTCCCTAAAACAAACGTGGAGTTGAATCTCTGCAGAGACGCCGAGGCTTCGGGCTCGCTTGGGCCGGACTCTACAGGGCATGTCTGGCCCCTTGAGACCCTTGAGATAACAAGAGCCCTTGGCCGAATGCTGGCGAAGCAGCTTCCAAACGGAGCGATTCTTCTGCTGAGCGGCCCCCTGGGAGCCGGCAAAACATCTTTTGTTCAAGGTCTCGCGGAGGGCCTTGGGATCACCGAACCGATCACCAGCCCCACCTTTGCCCTGGCACAGCACTACCCCCAGGGAACACCGCAGCTGGTGCACCTCGATCTTTATCGCCTGGAGCAACCGGCTTCTGCCGATGAACTGTTTCTGCAAGAGGAAGAGGAAGCCCGCGCGGCAGGGGCATTAATGGCGGTGGAGTGGCCGGAACGGCTTGGCCTCGACCTACCGGAAGCCTGGTGGCTCAACCTGAGTCACCAGAACGAGGGCCGACTGGCTCAGCTCATCCCACCAAGAAACGTCTCTACCTGA
- a CDS encoding efflux RND transporter permease subunit, giving the protein MSFSDNFIKKPVLTTVCSILIVLVGLIAIPTLPIANLPNIADPLIQVSATYAGANAEVTEQAVTNPIEQQINGVPGVAYIASTSDMTGSSSINVYFDQTTDIDIDQVNVQNRVSLASPQLPEQVSATGVSVKQSNPSILLAYEISSSEGQYDAAYLNGLVYEQLYYPLSRVEGVATVSVIGGANPAFWLFVDPDKLAANQLTAEEVLNAVGSQNSLAVGGLVGGPPASGDQAYTYPIVVENNGNLTSLEDFNNLIVNRSPSGNLLKLEDVGEVRYGTNSFAVQGIDKNGHEALTLAIYQTPASNALDVSNAVMAQLDQFRSLVPPGVTVNQIYDIGQFIEASVDGVIDALGLAIVLVLVILFLFLQNWRATVVPSLAIPISLIGTFAFLKVFGFSINQLTLLGLVLATGLVVDDAIVVIEAVSTNIEQGMKPREAALACMGELFGALLATALVLMAVFVPVAFYPGGIGIIYKQFALTIAFSIAISAFNALSFSPMLSGLILPREKPPEPRGRAWIVVGVIVGLAFGRFSAAAFGSWTYLAGVGIGALAGANLPRIFTAFNAGFDRLQRAYAALLTRVIALRQLILGGLAVGIVLTGFAFTALPTAFIPDEDQGYGLGIFQLQNGASLVETKKLGMQIAKVLSEEDDVANAGIISGSGFNGSSPDQGFFFFGLRPLEERKGASHSSDAIIKRLNTKLIQLSEGLAAASGPPAVPGFSSQGGFYFQFNDLSNGQYSLNELSDLADQLIKEGNASGDFSTLYTQFNPSSPAVGLSVNRDVIGALNVDYQEAMDSIAALTGGNYSGLTYESGQVRSIYVQGTPDQRQTIEDVLSYYVRDRDGGLVQVSQFASAELSSAPPVISHYNLNRTVLIQGAEAIGKSSGQALAKIQALFNAADFTNIGSAFTGLAELQLSAGNASVLVFGLGVLIVYLVLSAQYESYITPVIILATVPLAMLGALAFLAIRSIDLNIYAQVGLVTLIGLAAKNGILIVEVAEQKLEQGMSITEAAVQSAESRLRPILMTAIAALAGFLPLVVANGAGAHSQQSLGTVIFGGLVVATVLSLGVVPPVYVLVKNLEERLFTRQDAPAQQAKA; this is encoded by the coding sequence ATGTCTTTCTCCGACAACTTCATCAAGAAGCCGGTTCTCACCACGGTCTGCAGCATCCTGATCGTGCTGGTGGGGCTGATTGCGATCCCCACGCTGCCGATCGCCAACCTGCCCAACATCGCCGATCCGCTAATCCAGGTGAGCGCGACGTATGCCGGTGCTAACGCCGAAGTCACCGAGCAAGCGGTGACCAACCCGATCGAGCAACAGATCAATGGGGTGCCCGGGGTGGCTTACATCGCCTCCACCAGCGACATGACGGGCTCCAGCTCGATCAACGTCTACTTCGATCAGACGACCGATATCGATATCGACCAGGTGAACGTGCAGAACCGGGTCTCCCTGGCGTCGCCGCAACTGCCGGAGCAGGTCTCGGCCACCGGGGTCTCGGTGAAGCAGAGCAACCCCTCGATTCTGCTGGCCTACGAGATCAGTTCATCGGAGGGCCAGTACGACGCGGCCTACCTCAACGGCCTGGTCTACGAACAGCTCTATTACCCCCTATCGCGCGTTGAAGGCGTAGCCACGGTGAGCGTGATTGGTGGAGCCAACCCCGCCTTCTGGCTGTTCGTCGATCCCGACAAACTCGCCGCCAACCAGCTCACCGCAGAGGAGGTTCTCAATGCTGTGGGATCCCAGAACAGCTTGGCGGTGGGGGGGCTGGTGGGAGGGCCTCCGGCATCCGGGGATCAGGCGTACACCTACCCGATCGTGGTGGAGAACAACGGCAACCTCACCTCCCTAGAAGACTTCAACAACCTGATTGTCAACCGCTCCCCCTCGGGCAACCTGCTCAAACTCGAGGACGTGGGCGAGGTGCGCTACGGCACCAACAGTTTCGCCGTACAGGGCATCGACAAGAACGGCCATGAGGCGCTGACCCTGGCGATCTATCAAACCCCGGCCAGCAACGCCCTGGATGTGTCCAATGCGGTGATGGCACAACTCGATCAGTTCCGCAGCCTCGTTCCCCCCGGGGTGACGGTGAATCAGATCTATGACATCGGCCAGTTCATCGAGGCTTCGGTGGATGGGGTGATTGATGCCCTGGGTCTCGCCATCGTGCTGGTGCTGGTGATCCTGTTTCTGTTCCTGCAGAACTGGCGCGCCACGGTGGTGCCCAGCCTGGCCATCCCGATCTCGCTGATCGGCACCTTTGCCTTCCTGAAGGTGTTCGGCTTCTCGATCAACCAACTCACACTGCTGGGGTTGGTGTTGGCGACGGGTCTGGTGGTGGACGACGCCATCGTGGTGATCGAGGCCGTGTCTACCAACATCGAGCAGGGGATGAAGCCCCGCGAGGCAGCCCTAGCCTGCATGGGCGAGTTGTTCGGTGCCCTGTTGGCGACCGCACTTGTGCTGATGGCGGTGTTTGTTCCCGTGGCCTTTTACCCCGGAGGTATCGGCATCATCTACAAGCAGTTCGCCCTGACGATCGCCTTCTCGATCGCCATTTCGGCCTTCAACGCCCTCAGCTTCTCGCCGATGCTCTCGGGTTTGATCCTGCCCCGGGAGAAACCCCCCGAACCGCGAGGTCGCGCCTGGATTGTTGTGGGTGTGATCGTGGGTCTGGCCTTCGGGCGGTTCAGTGCCGCGGCCTTCGGCAGCTGGACCTATCTGGCCGGCGTGGGCATCGGTGCGCTCGCCGGAGCCAACCTGCCGCGCATTTTCACGGCATTCAATGCCGGCTTTGACCGGCTACAGCGGGCCTACGCCGCCCTGCTCACCCGGGTGATCGCCCTACGCCAGCTGATCCTCGGCGGCTTGGCCGTAGGCATCGTGCTGACCGGCTTCGCCTTCACAGCCCTGCCCACCGCCTTCATCCCCGATGAAGACCAGGGCTACGGCCTGGGCATCTTCCAACTCCAGAACGGCGCCTCTCTGGTGGAAACCAAAAAGCTCGGCATGCAAATCGCCAAGGTGCTCAGCGAGGAAGACGACGTGGCCAATGCCGGAATCATCAGCGGCTCCGGCTTCAACGGCTCCAGCCCTGATCAAGGCTTCTTCTTCTTCGGGTTGAGGCCCCTGGAGGAGCGCAAAGGAGCCAGCCACAGCTCCGACGCGATCATCAAGCGCTTGAACACCAAGTTGATTCAGCTAAGCGAAGGGCTGGCGGCGGCATCAGGGCCGCCAGCGGTGCCGGGTTTCTCATCTCAAGGCGGTTTTTACTTCCAGTTCAACGACCTCAGCAACGGCCAGTACAGCCTCAATGAACTGTCGGATCTGGCTGATCAACTGATCAAGGAGGGAAATGCCAGCGGTGATTTCTCCACGCTCTACACCCAGTTCAACCCCAGCTCTCCGGCCGTCGGCCTGTCGGTGAACCGCGATGTGATAGGGGCTTTGAACGTCGACTATCAGGAGGCGATGGACAGCATCGCCGCTCTCACTGGCGGCAACTACTCCGGGCTCACCTATGAGAGTGGTCAGGTGCGCAGCATCTACGTGCAGGGCACACCGGATCAACGCCAGACCATCGAAGACGTGCTGAGTTACTACGTGCGTGATCGCGATGGCGGGCTGGTGCAGGTGTCGCAGTTCGCCTCGGCTGAACTGAGCAGTGCGCCGCCGGTGATCAGCCACTACAACCTCAACCGCACCGTGCTGATCCAAGGAGCAGAAGCGATCGGCAAGAGCAGTGGTCAGGCCCTGGCCAAGATTCAGGCGCTGTTCAATGCTGCCGACTTCACCAACATCGGCTCCGCCTTCACCGGACTGGCAGAGCTGCAACTTTCCGCCGGTAACGCCAGCGTTTTGGTGTTCGGCCTGGGCGTGCTGATTGTGTACCTGGTGCTCTCCGCCCAGTACGAGAGCTACATCACGCCCGTAATCATCCTGGCCACGGTGCCCCTGGCCATGCTCGGTGCCCTGGCCTTCCTGGCCATCCGTTCGATCGACCTGAACATTTATGCCCAGGTGGGCCTGGTGACCCTGATCGGCCTCGCGGCCAAGAACGGAATCCTGATCGTGGAGGTGGCAGAGCAGAAGCTGGAGCAGGGCATGAGCATCACCGAGGCGGCGGTGCAGTCGGCCGAATCACGGCTGCGACCGATCCTGATGACGGCCATTGCCGCCCTGGCGGGCTTCCTCCCCCTGGTGGTGGCCAATGGCGCCGGCGCCCACAGCCAGCAATCCCTGGGCACCGTGATCTTCGGTGGTCTGGTGGTGGCCACCGTGCTGTCGCTTGGAGTTGTGCCGCCGGTGTATGTGCTGGTGAAAAACCTCGAAGAGCGGCTGTTCACTCGCCAAGATGCACCGGCGCAGCAAGCCAAGGCGTGA